Genomic segment of bacterium:
GTGGCCGTGTTCAGCTATGTGACCGAACGCCGGCTGGGACTCGAATTCGTGGAACCGGGCAATGACATACTGGACGCGCTGGCCAGGTTTGTGGGAAAAGAGAACTAGGAGTCTGTCGGACTATCCGTTTCAGACTCCTGGCAACGTGTCGGTAAGGTCCGACACGTTGCCAGGATCAGTGGAAAGTGGAAAGAAACAGGATGAAGGGCGCGGGAAGGGCGATAGCATGGCGATGATGGAAAAGCACGAGGACAAGAGACGGCACCCAAGGTTCCGGGCGGCCGACAGCGCGCTTGCCGCCTGCGGCATGGAAGCGTGCGCTCTCCTGGACGTGAGCGCGGGAGGGCTGGGCATCCAGTATTACGGCGAGAGACCGTTCCCCCGGGAGATCAGTGTCGATCTTCTGTTTTTAAACAGGGATCTGACCTTGCCGGGGCTTTTCTGCCGAAAGGTGTTCGAAGCGAGAAAGCCCAACGGGAAGGAAGGGCGCCTGCCTGTATGGCATGTGGGCCTTGAGATCGTAAGCCCCACTCCGGAGATGGTTCAACGCCTGCGTCATTTCAGATGGACGGAGAGCTAGGAGTCTGTCGGACTATCCGTTTCAGACTCCTAGCTTAAGTTTTTCGAAAGGCAATTCAGCGAAAAAC
This window contains:
- a CDS encoding PilZ domain-containing protein, with translation MAMMEKHEDKRRHPRFRAADSALAACGMEACALLDVSAGGLGIQYYGERPFPREISVDLLFLNRDLTLPGLFCRKVFEARKPNGKEGRLPVWHVGLEIVSPTPEMVQRLRHFRWTES